Proteins encoded by one window of Rhodamnia argentea isolate NSW1041297 chromosome 6, ASM2092103v1, whole genome shotgun sequence:
- the LOC115743830 gene encoding pentatricopeptide repeat-containing protein At5g56310-like, giving the protein MFAEAAFPAYPRTSRALQQHLFSLLRSCGASRGLPQIHAQIVVNGYTSSNFVLVQLLARYVGCGLFADASKAFQGARNSSTSVWNQMIRGHGRSPAPRGSVECFNRMVRGDAEPDGYTYSHLLSACVRSGLFGEGLQVHGRVLRDGYVSNPFVKTNLVNLYAMGGGDSGMKDACKAFDDMGERNLVCWNSLLAGYVRRRDMGGARKLFDEMRGTNVVSWTIMVAGYARNGMCRQALSVFNEMRRLRVELDQVALVAALSACSELGNLKLGRWIHSYVFEKICAKNQQLSVTLNNAIIHMYASCGSIDDAYEVFRKMPRRSTASWTTMIIGFAKQGLADEALGIFHMMLSIGEPEAQPDELTYIGALTACSHAGYVDEGRHIFKSMSASWGIKPRIEHYGCMVDLLSRAGNLEEACRLIETMPMKPNEAVWGALLGGCRIHKNPEIASVVAQRLEVELNPDGSAGYLLLLLETYRTAKRWMDANNIRQKMIDTGTKKPAPGRSWVEVNGVIHDFVAGDISHTHTFFIHEMLRKVKVQAESGGCQPDEALCVAA; this is encoded by the coding sequence ATGTTCGCTGAAGCAGCGTTTCCCGCGTACCCAAGAACTTCGAGAGCGCTGCAGCAACACCTCTTCTCTCTGCTCCGGAGCTGCGGCGCCTCGAGGGGCCTCCCTCAGATCCACGCCCAGATCGTCGTCAACGGCTACACCAGCAGCAATTTCGTTCTCGTCCAGTTGCTCGCTCGCTACGTCGGTTGCGGCCTCTTCGCGGACGCTTCGAAGGCCTTCCAAGGCGCCCGGAACTCGAGCACTTCCGTATGGAACCAGATGATCCGGGGACACGGGCGAAGCCCGGCGCCGCGAGGATCGGTCGAGTGTTTCAATCGGATGGTGCGCGGGGACGCCGAGCCCGATGGTTACACGTATTCCCATCTCTTGAGCGCTTGCGTGAGGTCGGGCTTGTTCGGAGAAGGACTGCAGGTGCACGGGAGGGTTTTGAGGGATGGGTATGTCTCGAATCCGTTTGTGAAGACGAATTTGGTGAATTTGTATGCAATGGGTGGAGGGGACAGTGGGATGAAGGACGCGTGCAAGGCGTTCGACGATATGGGCGAGAGGAATCTCGTATGTTGGAATTCATTGCTTGCCGGGTATGTTAGACGGAGAGACATGGGTGGCGCGAGGAAACTGTTTGACGAGATGCGCGGGACGAATGTCGTCTCTTGGACAATAATGGTTGCTGGGTATGCTCGGAATGGAATGTGTAGACAAGCGCTGAGTGTGTTTAATGAGATGCGGAGACTTCGGGTGGAGTTAGACCAGGTGGCTCTGGTAGCTGCACTGTCGGCTTGTTCGGAGTTGggaaatttgaaacttggccgGTGGATCCATTCCTATGTTTTCGAGAAAATATGTGCTAAAAATCAGCAACTGTCGGTCACTCTGAACAATGCGATTATACACATGTATGCTAGCTGCGGTTCTATCGATGATGCCTACGAGGTGTTCAGGAAGATGCCAAGGAGAAGCACGGCTTCTTGGACGACCATGATCATAGGATTTGCAAAGCAGGGGCTTGCGGATGAAGCTCTTGGGATATTCCATATGATGCTAAGCATAGGAGAACCAGAAGCACAACCTGACGAGCTAACTTATATTGGGGCTCTGACTGCTTGCAGCCATGCCGGGTATGTTGATGAGGGccgccatattttcaaaagcatGAGTGCAAGTTGGGGAATCAAACCGAGAATCGAGCATTATGGCTGTATGGTCGACCTCTTGAGTCGTGCTGGAAACTTGGAGGAAGCCTGTCGGCTCATAGAAACCATGCCCATGAAACCGAATGAAGCTGTGTGGGGTGCCCTGCTTGGTGGTTGCAGGATTCATAAGAATCCCGAGATCGCCTCTGTTGTGGCTCAGAGACTAGAAGTTGAGCTCAACCCTGACGGCTCTGCGGGctatcttttgcttttgttggaAACATATAGGACTGCTAAAAGATGGATGGACGCGAACAATATCAGGCAGAAAATGATTGACACAGGCACGAAGAAGCCAGCACCTGGCCGAAGTTGGGTTGAGGTCAATGGAGTCATTCATGATTTCGTGGCCGGTGACATAAGCCACACGCATACGTTTTTCATACACGAGATGCTTAGAAAGGTGAAAGTTCAAGCTGAGTCGGGAGGATGCCAGCCAGATGAGGCTTTGTGTGTTGCAGCTTAG
- the LOC115743893 gene encoding ribulose-phosphate 3-epimerase, chloroplastic: protein MSSASLCSSTLQSQIGGLGGGLKLRRSSPLRRPGNVAFARKIQTVVTASARVDKYSKSDIIVSPSILSANFAKLGDQVKAVELAGCDWIHVDVMDGRFVPNITIGPLVVDALRPITDLPLDVHLMIVEPEQRVPDFIKAGADIVSVHCEQTATIHLHRTINQIKSLGVKAGVVLNPGTPLSAIEYVLDVVDLVLIMSVNPGFGGQGFIESQVKKISDLRRMCVEKGVNPWIEVDGGVGPTNAFKVIEAGANALVAGSAVFGAKDYAEAIRGIKTSKRPEPVAV, encoded by the exons ATGTCATCTGCTTCGCTATGCTCTTCGACGCTCCAGTCTCAGATCGGCGGGCTCGGAGGAGGTCTCAAGCTCCGGAGATCTTCTCCTCTTCGTCGACCGGGCAATGTTGCTTTCGCCAG GAAAATCCAGACGGTGGTGACGGCATCTGCACGAGTTGACAAATACTCCAAAAGTGATATTATTGTATCTCCATCAATACTATCTGCTAATTTTGCAAAGCTGGGAGATCAG GTGAAAGCTGTGGAGTTGGCAGGATGTGACTGGATCCATGTCGATGTAATGGATGGCCGTTTTGTTCCCAATATTACAATCGGTCCCCTTGTGGTTGATGCCCTGCGCCCTATTACAGATCTTCCTCTGGATGTTCATTTG ATGATTGTAGAACCTGAACAGCGAGTACCGGATTTCATCAAGGCTGGAGCTGACATAGTCAGTGTACATTGCGAACAAACTGCTACCATCCACTTGCATCGCACAATCAACCAA ATTAAAAGTCTGGGAGTTAAAGCTGGAGTTGTCCTGAACCCCGGTACCCCACTAAGTGCTATAGAATATGTCCTTGATG TGGTTGATCTGGTGTTGATCATGTCGGTGAACCCTGGCTTTGGTGGACAAGGCTTTATTGAGAGCCAAGTGAAGAAAATATCGGACTTGAGAAGGATGTGTGTGGAGAAG GGAGTCAACCCGTGGATCGAAGTAGATGGTGGAGTCGGCCCAACTAATGCATTTAAG GTCATTGAAGCTGGAGCAAATGCTTTAGTTGCTGGTTCTGCAGTCTTCGGTGCGAAGGATTATGCGGAAG CTATCAGAGGTATCAAAACCAGCAAGAGGCCTGAACCAGTTGCTGTCTAA
- the LOC115741844 gene encoding LOW QUALITY PROTEIN: galactoside 2-alpha-L-fucosyltransferase-like (The sequence of the model RefSeq protein was modified relative to this genomic sequence to represent the inferred CDS: inserted 2 bases in 1 codon) has translation MKRLSKNVGDTDEPSKQSDPDALVVPRDPDKKPGFSPMRVMGVVLACLMVMSVVFSVSVVLRDPPANGVPAEGRVHEDTAPKDEVASETVGEQKNELLGGLLAAGFDEGSCLSRYQSVLFRKESKQKPSSYLISRLRGYEALHKRCGPHSESYKRTLERLKSGHSMGISDCNYVVWISFSGLGNRILTLASAFLYALLTNRVLLIDPGVDMTDLFCEPFPEVSWFLPSDFPLKDQFSGFNQKSPHCYGKMVTSNSLRKLEIPSFTYLHLVHDYNDHDKLFFCDDDQSFLQSIPWLIMRTDNYFVPSLFLIPSFEQELDNLFPERENVFHFLGQYLFHPTNSVWGLISRYYQAYLAKADERIGIQIRVFDTGVGPFQHVLDQILACTTRENLLPRTIEEGSPEVSSLNQKSXKAVLVTSLSSGYFERIRDIYWHYPTTTGEAVSIVQPSHEEYQQTEKEMHNRKAWAEMYLLSLTDVLITSSWSTFGYVAQGLGGLKPWILYKPENRTAPDPPCRRAMSMEPCFHAPPYYDCKARRGVDTGKLVPHVRHCEDMSWGLKLVDPHDN, from the exons ATGAAGAGGCTCAGCAAAAATGTCGGCGACACTGACGAGCCCTCGAAGCAATCCGACCCTGATGCTCTGGTCGTCCCGAGAGATCCGGACAAGAAACCCGGGTTCAGCCCAATGCGGGTCATGGGTGTGGTCCTCGCTTGCTTGATGGTCATGTCGGTTGTGTTTTCTGTGTCGGTGGTGCTCAGAGACCCGCCCGCGAATGGTGTTCCTGCAGAAGGAAGAGTTCATGAAGATACAGCCCCCAAAG ATGAAGTTGCCTCTGAGACTGTGGGGGAGCAAAAGAATGAACTGCTGGGTGGATTGCTTGCTGCTGGGTTTGATGAAGGATCTTGTCTCAGTCGATACCAATCAGTTTTATTCCGCAAGGAGTCAAAGCAGAAACCTTCTTCTTATCTCATCTCTAGATTACGAGGCTATGAAGCTCTCCATAAGCGATGCGGACCTCATTCCGAGTCTTACAAGAGAACCTTGGAAAGGCTCAAATCTGGCCATTCCATGGGAATCTCAGACTGTAACTATGTTGTATGGATTTCCTTCAGTGGATTAGGGAATAGGATATTGACTCTAGCTTCAGCATTTCTCTACGCGCTTCTCACGAACCGCGTTCTTCTCATTGACCCTGGAGTTGATATGACCGATCTCTTCTGTGAGCCGTTCCCAGAGGTTTCATGGTTTCTTCCTTCAGATTTTCCCCTTAAAGACCAATTCAGTGGCTTCAATCAAAAGTCTCCACACTGTTACGGAAAGATGGTAACCAGTAACTCCTTACGTAAGTTGGAGATACCCTCTTTCACATATCTCCATCTTGTCCACGACTACAATGACCATGATAAGCTTTTCTTCTGTGATGATGACCAGTCTTTTCTCCAGAGCATACCCTGGTTGATCATGAGGACAGACAATTACTTTGTTCCATCACTCTTCTTGATCCCTTCGTTTGAGCAAGAATTGGACAACCTCTTCCCAGAAAGGGAAAACGTTTTCCATTTCCTGGGACAATATCTTTTCCACCCTACAAATTCTGTATGGGGACTCATAAGTAGATATTATCAAGCTTATTTAGCTAAAGCAGATGAAAGGATAGGGATCCAAATCAGAGTCTTCGATACTGGAGTTGGTCCATTTCAGCATGTTCTAGACCAGATCCTAGCTTGTACCACGAGGGAGAATCTGCTACCGAGGACAATCGAGGAAGGATCCCCAGAGGTTTCATCCTTGAATCAGAAATC AAAAGCCGTGCTGGTGACATCTTTATCGTCTGGTTATTTTGAGAGGATAAGAGATATATACTGGCATTACCCGACGACCACAGGAGAGGCAGTTAGTATTGTGCAGCCGAGTCATGAAGAATATCAGCAAACCgagaaggaaatgcacaataGGAAGGCATGGGCGGAGATGTACTTGTTGAGTTTGACCGATGTGCTGATCACGAGCTCTTGGTCAACTTTCGGTTATGTAGCTCAAGGTCTTGGAGGTTTGAAGCCATGGATCCTCTACAAGCCTGAGAATCGAACAGCTCCTGACCCACCCTGCCGCAGAGCAATGTCCATGGAGCCTTGTTTTCACGCGCCTCCATATTATGACTGCAAAGCTAGGCGAGGGGTCGACACTGGCAAGCTGGTACCCCATGTGAGGCATTGTGAGGACATGAGCTGGGGCCTTAAGCTCGTCGATCCTCATGATAATTGA
- the LOC115741815 gene encoding uncharacterized protein LOC115741815 isoform X4 encodes MTIRYAYELLTNPTWKRNYDMFGIEEQHDVIGEAKQLYAGKSYSEVHLPLLEAAASDTGDQAFNAITLKDIFASEVDRPWLFMIYSSGSKCCAHGFGIWNRIAALLDGVANTGAVELGEVQLAAYLAERKPTGQLFYRNGIPSVVAFPPQCRKADCLVRFEGELSTDAVTDWFATTLLSLPRIRYYSKESLGQAFIAKTSPHKVKVIFFSKTGERATPFVRLAAKNYWAYASFAFILWREEESSFWWNAFEVESAPAIVILKDPGVKPVVHHGPVNNSWFSDLIEQNKHQELPQLRPVTSHELGCDPRGYSRAGVDVQSWYCVILAGRLSRELNEMRQTMCRIREKLSSDGDLSSVDNEESSIHAAVALKDKRLTFTWLNGESQQKYCLFYLQSETSYDTCGPRKDIADVPRLFIVRYKRNSTVENTEVKKNPRNMWDALLNDDVDPAAQLVARYNGSNEIPQIIKWISDIIKDGDTRDLPFYRAKTPELVPEDEEPMFFKGAQSILSRGTGMKQKILGFIRGFFDRLADPRIGPFLLLGALMSFGTVWLRRSQPSQPSQPSQPDQSEQPSTGEEAKTRRRERRRMASKNDGPSSVTDAEPKDAYQMPLSDSDSE; translated from the exons TTGGCATTGAAGAGCAACAT GATGTGATTGGAGAGGCCAAACAGCTATATGCTGGGAAAAGCTATTCTGAAGTACACCTTCCGTTACTAGAAGCCGCTGCTTCTG ACACTGGAGACCAAGCTTTTAATGCCATTACCTTGAAGGATATTTTTGCATCTGAAGTTGACAGGCCATGGCTATTTATG ATATATTCATCTGGGAGCAAGTGTTGTGCTCATGGCTTTGGCATCTGGAATAGAATAG CTGCTCTATTGGATGGAGTTGCAAATACTGGTGCTGTGGAACTTGGTGAGGTTCAACTTGCAGCATATCTTGCTGAGAGAAAACCAACAGGACAATTGTTTTACAGGAATG GTATACCTTCAGTGGTTGCTTTTCCACCTCAATGTAGAAAAGCAGACTGTCTAGTTAG GTTTGAAGGAGAATTAAGTACTGATGCGGTAACCGATTGGTTTGCAACAACCCTACTCAGTTTACCTCGCATTCGATACTACTCTAAGGAATCACTT GGACAAGCTTTTATAGCAAAGACCAGCCCTCATAAG GTAAAGGTtattttcttctcaaaaacGGGGGAACGTGCCACTCCATTTGTGCGTCTTGCTGCTAAGAATTATTGGGCTTATGCATCGTTTGCTTTCATACTGTGGAGAGAAGAGGAATCTTCCTTTTGGTGGAATGC GTTTGAGGTGGAATCTGCACCTGCTATTGTAATTTTGAAAGATCCTGGAGTCAAGCCTGTTGTACACCATG GACCAGTCAACAACTCTTGGTTTTCCGATTTGATAGAACAGAACAAACATCAAG AACTTCCTCAACTGCGGCCTGTAACATCACATGAACTGGGTTGCGACCCGAGAGGCTATTCCCGAGCTGGTGTTGACGTGCAATCATGGTACTGTGTGATACTTGCGGGGAGGCTCAGCCGGGAGCTAAATGAAATGCGCCAA ACTATGTGCAGGATCCGAGAAAAGTTATCTAGTGACGGTGATTTAAGTTCAGTTGACAATGAGGAATCCTCAATACATGCAGCTGTTGCATTGAAAGATAAGCGGCTCACTTTTACATGGCTTAATGGGGAATCTCAGCAA AAATATTGCTTATTTTATCTTCAATCAGAAACCAGCTATGATACCTGTGGACCTAGAAAGGACATTGCCGATGTGCCTAGGTTGTTCATTGTACGTTACAAGAGAAACTCAACTGTGGAAAACACTGAGGTTAAGAAAAACCCCAGAAATATGTGGGATGCGTTGCTAAACGATGATGTGGATCCCGCAGCACAGCTTGTGGCAAGGTACAATGGCTCCAACGAAATTCCTCAG ATTATTAAATGGATATCTGATATTATCAAGGATGGTGACACCAGAGATCTCCCATTCTAT AGAGCAAAGACTCCTGAGCTTGTTCCTGAGGACGAAGAACCCATGTTTTTCAAAGGTGCTCAGAGCATCTTATCCAGGGGTACAGGAATGAAGCAGAAGATCCTTGGCTTTATAAGAGGATTTTTTGACCGTCTGGCAGATCCTAGGATCGGTCCCTTCTTGCTTTTAGGAGCATTGATGTCCTTTGGTACCGTATGGCTGCGTAGAAGTCAACCGAGTCAGCCAAGTCAGCCCAGTCAACCAGATCAATCCGAACAGCCAAGCACAGGG GAGGAAGCTAAAACAAGACGCAGAGAACGACGGAGAATGGCTTCAAAAAATGATGGGCCTTCTTCAGTTACTGATGCAGAACCTAAAGATGCTTACCAAATGCCGCTTTCAGATTCCGATTCTGAGTAG